From Clostridia bacterium, one genomic window encodes:
- a CDS encoding undecaprenyl-diphosphate phosphatase has translation MEIWKAIILGLIQGLTEFLPVSSSGHLVLAQNILGIDPSITLFFDVMLHVGTLIAVFAVFYKDIFDLLKPPFKTLGLLILATIPAGVAMLLFSNQIEALFQGQFLWIGFMITAIMLLITEYVGKKYPKDNPLGIKVSLIMGAAQAVAIVPGVSRSGSTISGGVYSGASRTTVAKFSFLMSIPVILGSAFVEVIKVENWNAVPALAVIMGMISAAISGYLAVRLMLNLIKKCNYKWFSLYLGVLTVITFINEIIIPLW, from the coding sequence ATGGAAATTTGGAAGGCCATAATTTTGGGTTTGATACAGGGTTTAACAGAATTTTTGCCGGTTTCTAGCAGCGGACATTTGGTTTTAGCTCAAAACATTTTGGGAATAGATCCTAGCATTACATTGTTTTTTGATGTAATGCTTCATGTAGGTACATTGATAGCTGTTTTTGCTGTTTTTTATAAGGATATCTTTGATCTCTTAAAACCGCCTTTTAAGACTTTGGGCTTATTGATTTTGGCGACTATTCCTGCCGGTGTCGCTATGTTATTATTTTCTAACCAAATTGAAGCTCTTTTCCAAGGGCAATTTTTGTGGATTGGATTTATGATAACGGCGATAATGCTGCTTATTACAGAATATGTTGGGAAAAAATATCCAAAAGATAATCCGCTTGGTATAAAGGTCAGTCTTATTATGGGTGCAGCTCAAGCGGTAGCTATTGTTCCAGGAGTTTCCAGAAGCGGGTCCACTATAAGCGGAGGAGTTTATTCCGGCGCCAGCAGAACAACAGTAGCAAAATTTTCTTTTTTGATGAGCATTCCTGTTATATTAGGATCAGCTTTTGTGGAAGTTATCAAGGTTGAGAACTGGAATGCAGTTCCTGCGTTGGCTGTTATTATGGGAATGATTAGTGCTGCAATAAGTGGATATTTGGCGGTTAGATTAATGCTTAATTTAATCAAAAAATGCAATTACAAGTGGTTTTCTTTATATTTGGGAGTTTTGACCGTAATTACTTTTATTAATGAGATTATTATTCCCTTATGGTAA